Proteins encoded by one window of Pelecanus crispus isolate bPelCri1 chromosome 8, bPelCri1.pri, whole genome shotgun sequence:
- the RPL26L1 gene encoding ribosomal protein uL24-like, giving the protein MKFNPFVTSDRSKNRKRHFNAPSHIRRKIMSSPLSKELRQKYNVRSMPIRKDDEVQVVRGHYKGQQIGKVVQVYRKKYVIYIERVQREKANGTTVHVGIHPSKVVITRLKLDKDRKKILERKAKSRQVGKEKGKYKEETIEKMQE; this is encoded by the exons ATGAAGTTCAATCCATTTGTGACCTCAGACCGCAGCAAGAACCGCAAACGACACTTCAATGCGCCTTCTCACATTCGAAGAAAAATAATGTCCTCCCCGCTCTCCAAGGAGCTGCGGCAGAAATACAACGTCCGCTCTATGCCCATTCGAAAGGATGATGAAGTCCAG GTTGTCCGGGGACACTACAAAGGACAACAGATCGGCAAGGTGGTCCAggtgtacagaaaaaaatacgtCATCTACATTGAACGTGTTCAGCGTGAGAAGGCTAATGGCACAACTGTCCATGTGGGGATCCATCCCAGCAAG GTGGTGATCACTAGGCTAAAACTGGACAAAGATCGCAAAAAGATCTTGGAGCGTAAAGCAAAATCTCGCCAGGTTGGCAAGGAGAAGGGCAAATACAAGGAAGAAACAATCGAAAAGATGCAAGAATAG